In the genome of Candoia aspera isolate rCanAsp1 chromosome 4, rCanAsp1.hap2, whole genome shotgun sequence, the window AATTAGTTTTGTTAGTTTGTCATAAGTTAGCGGAAATAATAATATTGTGTAAGAAACCATTTGCTACTCCCCCCACCCAAGATTTATCTGCAATCTTTAATTTGGTATTATCTGATAATATCAGAGTTTTATAGCTGAAAGAgtagcacacatgcacacacgcacacacacattcacacacaccaaTATTGTTCATATTCACCTTGTGCTTTTCAAGAAAGCCCTTCAAACTGAATCCTGAAAAACCAGGGATTCCAAAATTTCCCAGAATTTAGTGAGTTAATACCTGACAAGTTAAGCCCAGGCAGGTGCTGCAATCTGCAATTCCTTTATCAAAGCAATATGattgttaaaataaatgttgaatGATAAGACTGGAAGTGTAAAAATGAAATCCTAATTTTCCTAAATCTAGTTTATGCAGTGAAAGTCTCAAAGGACGTTTTGGTCAACAAAAGTtacaatatattaatatatttgaaataaCTCAATGAAATACTGAGTTCCTTCGTTCTCTGATCTGAGCTATGCTTTTGTATCTATTTTGTATCTGATTTGCTCTATCtctattatatgtgtgtgtgaaactGTATTTCTGCCTGGAAGAAGAATCATCACAGGGTTATAGTCAGCAGGAGcctcaatattttctttttcatttgctcCCATTTAACGGTCAACTGTTGGTTGCTCAACCTGCAtctaatctaaaaaaataaaaaaaaaaataggaagaacttGTATTTTCTCCTGGGATCAGTTTTCTCACTTTGACAAAAACTGGGATGATATAGGAGGGATGTGGATGGAAGATTGCAGGGCCCTATCCACCTATTACTAGTTCTGTATGCTTGCAAGCAGCACtcctgcttccctccctccctcctcctcctcctcctcctcctctgtatgTTATTAATAGGATAATCATCCTATCCTAACCCATTCAGTTCTTAATTTTGCTGTTTTGTATGCAAATGGCAGGTCACACTTCTATGCTAGACCTGCCCACACAAGCGGGAGCACAACTAAGCTCCAATCATTCTGAATACGGCCCCAAGATTGAGCAGTCCAGCATGCAATCTTAAGTCAAATGGTACTTTTAAATACTCCACAGTTTAGGTAGGATTCAAACTCTTGGAATCCGTGAATAAAAAGATGCTAAGCCAACACAGGCACTGGCCTAGGCATGATCTGTGCTTAATGGCTAGGAATGGCAGGGCTATGAAAGCCACTTCTCAGCAAAGCAGTCTTATGTCTGTCTATGAGGCTATGTTGGCCTGTTTCTATCTACTAATTAACTAATTGTAATTAATCTACATAGGTGTTGCCACAATCCTGAAAGAACCAACTCATGTCAGAATGAAGAACTGTTGGAAGTAGAGCCTGGCCTTGTCAACAAGGTCTTCTTTCAACTCACAAAACCCAATGATCCAAGCCAGAAAACCTACATGATACCTTAAGAGTACCTTAATGCCCATTCCAAGCCTGGAATGATGATCTCTCTAAATCTTGAAGGACTCTTCTGATGGGATCAGTTCCATTTCCTCATTAACAACCATCCAGAGATTGCTGAAGTTCTTTGCTGATATTTTTCAGATGCTAaagctttaatattttaaatagttcCACTTTTTATCAATAATTTCATGTCTCCCTTTAAAAACAATCCTTCTGTGTTTTATTGATATTATGTCAAGAACTCTATCGAGCATATGACAGAAGGAAATCTTTCAGATTAATAAATGATAAACAACACCCTTGCAATTGTTCTCACTGTCCTGAGAAAATGGGACAGTACTGAAAGCAGCACAACCACCCCATTCAAGAATACACAGAGCCCTTTTATGGATTTGGGGGAACAAGGATTGTTGGTTCCATCATGAAATCAGCAGAACATAAAACAGATGAAGAGAGATGGAAGTGGGCTATGCTTAGGACTATCAGCTTCTATTTATGGAGAATATGGCACAGTTTGAGTTCATTCATAGGGCGTGCGAGCTATGCTACTGTCCAAATACTAGATCACATTCATGATCATGCAGGACAGCAGTCTTACAGCAACAGCATCCTAGTGCAACATGTTGGACAGGACAGCTAAAAGCTGTACCCAACCTTTTTGGAGAACTCAAGCTTGAGAAAGAATTGTCTAAggtggggttgttgtttttttttgattaattaatttatttatttatcaaattttatcactgcccatctccccccagaagaagggactctgggcggtttacaataaaagcaaagtataaaattcaatacaattataaataccataaatataaatatagagaataaaaatataaagtgtgacaaaatccagatggctaaaggttCTGTATTAATCCGTgggtataaagggccattctaggggactagccatccccaggaatgactatgcCCCATCCTGCATgctggcaaagccaggtttttaggggggggggggttgaaagtccaggagcaagggggcttgtctcacttctgggggaaggatgtttcaGGGGGTGGGGGCtactgcatattattattattattattattattattattattattattattattaattttaagggTCTTCTTTTCAAATGAGACAGATATATTTTCTTCCATCTGTCAAAACATGTTTTCTTCTTCAGTTCTATTGGGATTCATACAGTAATTGCATACCTCTTTAATTTTGAAAGCATGCTAGTTAAGTTGTTTCTGTTCAACCACATACAGAATGTCAGTGTCCAAGGACAAAGCATGAAGAATGTTATCAATATCTCAGCTTTCTTTCATGTTAGGTAGGTAGAGTAAAAACTTTTCAAAGGTTTGCATTGTAACCATTTTTTATTACCAGAACACTAATTTCACTGTCACGAAAGAAACAAGAAGAATCAGGGTGTTGGGGAAAGATTTGGCTTTTCTCCAAGAATGTTAGTTTTAATAATCTTGTCACTCGCATTATTTTATCTCCAACTTTTTAAGTCTCATAATGTCAAATGTGAAGTTCAAAGTCTTCATGATCCACATCATATGTATTATCAGTCAGGTGACCTCATCGTAGGTGGCATTGTCACTCTAGCTGCTTTCCTGCACACTGCCATCAGGTTCAGCAAagtcccaccaccaccattgctTGAAGATCTTGTGTAAGGATTTTATGCTTAGTTCCATATTTTCTTACTGTATAAACTGCTCTTAGATCTTAATTCAATTAGTCTACTCTGTTTAAAACTGTATCAAAGCACTGGAGATTTGTATGGGTTTCACTCTTTTCCCCCAGCCAGATATCCAATTTTTAATGGTAGGTCTAGGACAGAAGATTAAGGGGGAAAATTCATTGAAACCTTCACAGctgtataaaaataattctgggaaAGTTTAATAATCTGCATCTTCTCTGAGAATTGTATACATTCTTCCTTGTGGTTTTCTTCACTTTGGGTTCATACGCCATTGAGATAACTGTAGTAAAATGTGGCGTTTGTTCATACTTTTGCAGTAACTGATGTGAATAGCTGTTATTGATATATATTATGAATATATTATTCTGCATCAAAGAACCATAGAGTGTTttccaaaaataaagcaaaaatacaaaTGCATGTATCATGTAGTGACTTGCAGTAAAGTTGGTGTTTTGCATAAATAAGTGGACATGTACAAAAAATTTCCAGATATTATACTGTGTGAAGTAGTGGCTCTGTGAAAGCCTTCAACTTCATTAGAACTGCATTAGTTTCATATACGAACTtatactaataaaaataaatattctgaggcTTGTAATAAGATGCAAAAACTGGTactcttttccttaaaaaaagaatctttaaatatttatctgACATTGAATTTATCTTCCATTGCAGATTAGCCCCTAAATATTACCAAAACATCATGGCCCTGGCATTCACAGTCAAGGAGATCAATAAAAACCCTCAGATCTTATCCAATGTCACTCTTGGCTTCCACATCTATGACAGTCACTTCAGTGCCCAGAAGACCTACCATGCCACAATGTTACTGCTTCACAACCCAAAGAGCTTTGTTCCCAACTATGTCTGTGGCATCCAGAATCATCTGACTGCAGTGATTGGTGGACTAGACTCTAAAACCTCCATTGACATTGCAAACCTCTTGGATATCTATAAGGTCCCACAGGTAAAGCATATCAGATTCAGAGCGTGCCTGGCCTTTTAGGACTTCTAGAATGCATTTTGTAAATTAGAGGCATAACTTGGGATTCTTCTAAATACCATTGTACCTTGTTTGCTTCTTCACTGTCAAAACTCTCTTACCCCACTTTAGTTTTTTAAGAAGGACAACGACAAGCTAGAGAATTTTAACCCAATAAAAGAAACTATTATACTAGTATGAAGGAAAAATATGGACTCTGATTAAATGACATGGAAATATTTCCAGAGGAACAGTTATGTTAGAATTGCATAGCCCAAATACCAAAATGTCTTCTAGCAAAATTTATTCTCACAATGGTATCATCCCATAAACTTTGGTTATGTACATGATATTATTCTAGAGATGAGAGCCCAGATTAGATAAAGAAAAGGTAACAGAAAAAGTGAATAAGGAAGTAAGTGCAGTATACGCTGCCTACAGCTCCTGCAGAAAGGAAATAcatgaatataattttattgattaaaaGTATTTCTATACCACCACAATCAAAACTACTCTTGATGGCTTATGTAGAAAAAATACAACATAAACCATACACGATGTAAATAATAAAAGCTCCAGTAATGcaacaatgcaaagaaaaaagaataaaggaaggTGGAAATATCAAATCAGGGGAAAAGCTGCCTAAAACAGCTCAGTATTTAAGAGCTTTTGAAAGACCTGTGGAGATTCCTGCAAAATCAAGGGCCACCTTAAGATGTAGATGAAGATTCAGGATTTTCCCTGTCTGGAGTCCTTAATGGAAGTGAATCCCGAAACCAAATTCACCGTGACAAAAAGGGAAGGGGACTGTTCTGGACCAGGTAATTCTTACAGGGTTGTATAAAAAACTCTCCCACTTATTTCTGGCATACAAAAAAATACAGCAATCAGAATATCATCTAGCTAGCATTTCCTGAAGTTCTTCTCTTAAAGCCTAAATCTAACAGACGTAGTTACTTATCATAAAATGCAATTTATCCATCAAAATTAAACTGTTAGACTACACTACACTTATACTTGTCCAAAAGAGGCTTATTTGTGGGTGGAGACATTAGCTTGGGTGGAAAGAACCTCTTCAAAGAGGCAGTCAGAATTTTCTCTGAATTCTGCTACATTTTACCcatttccttctgtccttccctATCAAGGAGGACACTTCCTTGGACTCCTCTTATGTCTCTAGCAGTGGACcttactttctctctcttttttgtccTTTAGTTCTAACTTCAggagtgctattttttttttctcattcacatAAACGTATCTGTTTCTTCTATTGCTGCATGAGTGTAtgacatgattttaaaaacttgaaaataacaattaaatgtgactttctccatttcttccctttgctCTCATTCCTTATTTAGCTCATCTATGGCACTAGTCCAGTCATGAATTATAAAACCCCAGGCCTTTCCTTCTTCCAGATGAGCCCTCTGGAAAGACTTCAGTGTGAAGGGATTCTATCCTTGCttctccatttcaggtggacctgGATTGGGGTTGGTGTGATGGATAATGACAATGGAGAAAGATTTCTAGATATGATCATTCCATTATTTTCTAAGCATGGCATCTGCTTTTCCTTTATAGAGAGAATTGCTGAATTAACTTCTGTCAATAAAATATATGACTTGATCAACCATGCTGCAGAAATACATGATATAATTACAGATAGCAATGCTAACATTGTGATAGTTTATGGAGAATCTGATACCATGGTAAGGCTCAGATGGTTGCCATATttatcaaaaaaagaaaacataacaaATATTGTCAAAGGTAAAGTGTGGATATTGACATCACAGGTGGAGCTCAACTCATATGTGTATCAAAGAGACTGGGACAGTGAAATAATCAATGGTGCTCTGTCCTTCACAGTTCATGCCAATGACCCACCTGGATTCCAATCTTTTATTGAAAGTAGAAATCCTTCCATGACAGAAGATGGATTTATCAAGGACTACTGGCAGCAGTCCTTTGCCTGCCTATTTGAAACTTCAAATGTAGGTGAGGTAGCTGGCGATATTTGCACAGGAGAAGAGAAACTGGAAAATCTTCCTGTAACTTTTTTTGAAAAGAGGATGACTGGTCACAGCTACAGTATCTATAACTCAGTCTATTCAGTAGCCTATGCTTTACATGCCATGCTTTCATCCAGATACAGACAGAGGTTACTGATAGACAAAGAGAGGTTGAAGCTTCAAAACCAAGTTTCATGGCAGGTAAGGGGCTCAACGCCAcctgaaatgttattttattttattttaatcctgcctttattatttttataaataactcaaggcggtgaacatacctaatactccttcctcctcctattttccccacaacaacaagcctgtgaggtgggttgggctgagagagagtgactggcccaaggtcacccagttggctttcatgcctaaggcgggactagaactctcataccacgcctgattggctcttgggctgagaggtagtgactggcccaaggtcacccagccagctttcatgcctaaggtgggactagaactcaccatctcctggtttctagcacagcatcttaaccactagaccaaactggctattcaTATACATGAAAGTTGAGACCCATATCTCTAGAGTAAACTCAGGATATTTGCATCCAaaatcatttttatgtttttttatcaCCTCTAACAACAACACAAGTTGGCATGTTTGAACCAGGACATGATTCTGTTATATCAGTCCCTGCATAGACTTTTCACCAAAACTCTTTTCTAATCTCtgatctttcctttcctctcagcttcATCACTTCCTGAAAGGTCTCTCATTTAATAATAGTGCTGGAGATAAGGTCTCTATTGACTACAACGGAGAGTTACTAGCTGGATATGATGTAATGAACTGGATTGTTTCTTCCAACCAGTCCTTCATTAGAGTGAAAGTTGGGAGGGTAGATCCTGAAGCTGCTGCAGACCAAGTGTTCACCATCAATGAAGATGCCATAATGTGGCACAGCTGGTTTAACCAGGTGAGATCCCATTTCTAGGAATTTCTACAAAGTTAGTTTACAGTTTATCA includes:
- the LOC134496757 gene encoding vomeronasal type-2 receptor 26-like, with amino-acid sequence MALAFTVKEINKNPQILSNVTLGFHIYDSHFSAQKTYHATMLLLHNPKSFVPNYVCGIQNHLTAVIGGLDSKTSIDIANLLDIYKVPQLIYGTSPVMNYKTPGLSFFQMSPLERLQCEGILSLLLHFRWTWIGVGVMDNDNGERFLDMIIPLFSKHGICFSFIERIAELTSVNKIYDLINHAAEIHDIITDSNANIVIVYGESDTMVRLRWLPYLSKKENITNIVKGKVWILTSQVELNSYVYQRDWDSEIINGALSFTVHANDPPGFQSFIESRNPSMTEDGFIKDYWQQSFACLFETSNVGEVAGDICTGEEKLENLPVTFFEKRMTGHSYSIYNSVYSVAYALHAMLSSRYRQRLLIDKERLKLQNQVSWQLHHFLKGLSFNNSAGDKVSIDYNGELLAGYDVMNWIVSSNQSFIRVKVGRVDPEAAADQVFTINEDAIMWHSWFNQSQPTSVCTESCRPGSSKKMKEGEPFCCYDCIPCPDGKISEKEDGNDCSSCTEGSYPNKNQDFCIPKTVTFLSYEEPLGITLALFALCSSLVSVMVLGTFVKNHHTPIVIANNRDLTYLLLLSLLLCFLSAFLFIGHPEKVVCLLQQTTFGVVFAVAVSSVLAKTLTVVLAFLATKPGSRMRMFVGKRLSNSIVMSCSLIQTGICMTWLAISPPFPDADMDSVVEEIVLQCNQGSVTMFYSILSYLGVLALISFIVAFLARKLPDTFNEAKFITFSMLVFCSVWLSFVPTYLSTTGKYTVAVEIFSILASGAGLLGCIFLPKCYIILLRPDLNNRECLMKRKK